One part of the Pogoniulus pusillus isolate bPogPus1 chromosome 8, bPogPus1.pri, whole genome shotgun sequence genome encodes these proteins:
- the LOC135177483 gene encoding fucose-1-phosphate guanylyltransferase isoform X1: MPAAGKRSQARREATARRLQRFSALRGAAAQPGEFWDVVVVTAADAEQERAYREQLAEKLRRKELPLGTRYHVCTDPPGPKIGNGGSTLHTLQCLEELYGDKWTSFTVLLIHSGGYSQRLPSASALGKIFTAVPLGDPVYQMLELKLAMYIDFPRQMAPGVLVTCSDDIELYSTGGAEPLTFDQPGFTALAHPSELVVGTTHGVFVLDPSHVSGRGGLLSLPCQRFLHKPDVGMMRQCGAVLPRPSCAGPCSSGDRSDLGTNSECVYTDSVFYIHHSTAKELLAFYKQIGSLSCEIDAYGDFLQALGPGATPDYTTNTSNVTKEESQLVEVRQKLYSLLKGTALNVLVLNNSKFYHIGTTQEYLSHFASDSKLKFELDLLPVVFSISSGTLDPSASVIQSVLEPGCVIGPGCVIEYSRIGPEVSVGKSSIISGSHIDVKVNVPSNCLLSSLSVRMNSQVKYVSMVFSVEDDLKKSVKALSDIHSLQFFGVSLLECLDLWGVKVSHQLFSGDNTRLGLWAARIFPVCSTLRESVRMALEMLSSVQHRSAFELGSHECLSVEEMLTYKDAEDMLKFRKQIYDEMHLQREKEKPDVLGELYLN, translated from the exons ATGCCGGCGGCAGGGAAGCGCAGCCAGGCCAGGCGGGAGGCCACGGCCCGGCGGCTGCAGCGCTTCTCGGCGCTGCGAG GGGCGGCGGCTCAGCCCGGCGAGTTCTGGGACGTGGTGGTGGTGACGGCGGCGGACGCGGAGCAGGAGCGGGCTTACCGGGAGCAGCTGGCCGAGAAGCTGcggaggaaggagctgccccTGGGGACGCGGTACCATGTCTGCACGGATCCTCCCGGGCCCAAAATCG GAAATGGGGGATCAACACTTCACACTCTGCAGTGCTTGGAAGAGCTCTATGGTGATAAATGGACTTCTTTTACTGTGCTGCTAATTCATTCTG GTGGCTACAGCCAACGCCTACCAAGCGCTAGTGCCCTGGGGAAGATTTTCACAGCAGTGCCCCTGGGGGATCCTGTTTACCAGATGCTGGAGCTGAAGCTGGCCATGTACATTGACTTCCCCAGGCAGATGGCCCCAGGAGTTCTGGTCACCTGCTCGGATGACATCGAGCTGTACAGCACTGGCGGGGCAGAGCCCCTCACTTTCGATCAGCCAGGCTTCACCGCCTTGGCCCATCCATCTGAGCTGGTGGTGGGCACCACCCATGGGGTGTTTGTGTTGGATCCATCCCATGTCTcagggaggggagggctgctgtCCCTGCCATGCCAGCGCTTCCTGCACAAGCCTGATGTGGGGATGATGCGGCAGTGCGGCGCAGTGCTGCCGAGGCCTAGCTGTGCTGGGCCCTGCTCCTCTGGAGACCGCAGTGACCTGGGGACAAACTCCGAGTGTGTGTATACAGACAGTGTGTTTTACATccaccacagcactgccaaggaGCTGCTGGCCTTTTACAAGCAGATAGGCTCTCTGAGCTGTGAGATAGATGCTTATGGGGACTTCCTGCAGGCCCTGGGACCTGGAGCCACTCCGGATTACACCACAAACACCAGTAATGTCACTAAAGAGGAGTCCCAGCTGGTGGAGGTGCGGCAGAAGCTGtactcccttctgaagggaactgCACTGAACGTTCTagtcttgaacaactccaagtTCTACCACATTGGAACCACTCAAGAGTATCTGTCTCACTTTGCATCAGACAGCAAACTGAAATTTGAGCTTGACTTGCTGCCTGTCGtcttcagcatctcctctgGCACCTTGGATCCATCAGCCAGTGTCATCCAGAGCGTGCTGGAGCCAGGATGTGTTATTGGGCCTGGGTGTGTTATTGAATACTCCAGAATTGGGCCTGAGGTCTCAGTAGGGAAGAGCAGCATCATTAGTGGGTCACACATAGATGTGAAGGTAAATGTACCCTCAAACTGCCTCCTAAGCTCACTGAGTGTCAGAATGAACAGCCAGGTGAAGTATGTCAGCAtggtgttcagtgtggaggaCGACCTGAAAAAGAGTGTGAAGGCCTTGTCAGACATCCACTCACTCCAGTTCTTTGGAGTCAGCTTGCTGGAGTGCTTGGACCTTTGGGGTGTGAAGGTTTCCCACCAGCTCTTCTCTGGTGACAACACACGTTTGGGGTTGTGGGCTGCCAGGATCTTCCCAGTTTGCTCTACTTTGAGAGAATCTGTCAGAATGGCCTTAGAAATGCTGagctctgtgcagcacagaTCAGCCTTTGAACTGGGCAGCCATGAATGCTTGTCTGTGGAGGAAATGCTCACCTACAAGGATGCAGAAGACATGCTCAAGTTCAGGAAGCAAATTTATGATGAAATGcatctgcagagagaaaaagaaaagcctgaTGTGTTGGGTGAGCTGTACTTGAACTAA